The Bradyrhizobium betae genomic interval GCGAGCGCACGGCTGGAATTGGTGAGAATCGCGGAGATCGCGATGATCGGCACCACTGGCTCGGCGCCGACCAGCGGCACCAGCACCAGCGGCATCAGGGCGCCGGTGCCGTAACCGGCGAGACCACCGATGATCGATGCGAACAACGCCATCAGCGCGACCAGCAGGAGCTGGAAAATCGAGATGTCGGCGAAGCCTGAGACGATGGTCAATGTTTCTGGTCGCGGCTGACGCGTGCCGCAGCTTGATCTGCGATGGAAGCGAGCGCCGCTTCCTCTAGTGGAAAATCCGCCGCAAGCCAAGCGTCCTCGGCGAGCGTCAACACATGTCCGAGCGCGGGCCCTTCGGCCATGCCGCGCGCGATGAAGTCGGCGGCCTTCAGCGGAAATTTCGGCGCGGTCCAGCGCTGCGGCAGCTCGGCAAGCGCGCGCCAGTGCGACGAACGCACGTCGCTCTCCACCCGCGCCCAGCCGAGCAACACGCGATCGTGATAGCGCTCCGCGCCAAGCCGGTAGAGCAGCCGCCGCGCGTTGGCCTCGTCCTTGGCGACGAAACGCCACCAGCGATGCCCCATCGAATCCAGCGCCTTGGCTTCGGCGTTGGAGAGCCGGAAGCGCAGCGCGACGCGCCTGGCGTCTTCCGTCACCGCAACCGTCATCGCCGCGAGGCGGCGCGTGGGACTTGGCGGCAGCCCGAGCTCGCGCTCGATCGCGATCATGGTCGCGAGCGGCCCGGTATAGGCGACACCGCCGATCAGCGCCTGCAGCAATCCGCCATCGGCCATGGCCAGCGCCGCGTCAGATGCGCCGCCGGCCAGCAGCAGCTTCAGCATCTCCATCCGCACCCGTTCGGCCGACAGGCTGGCAAGCCCCGCACGTCCGCGGATGCAGGCGAGATAACCGTCACGATCGGGCGCGCCGGCCCCGAAGGCGGCGTGGATGCGAAAGAAGCGCAGGATCCGCAGGAAATCCTCGGCGATGCGCTGGTCGGGATCGCCGATGAACCGCACGCGGCGCGCCTCGGCATCCGCGATGCCGCCGACATAGTCGTAGACGACGCCGTTCGCATCGACCGACAGGCCGTTCATGGTGAAGTCGCGCCGCTCGGCGTCCCTCACCCAGTCGCGGCCGAACGCGACCTTGGCCTTGCGGCCGAAAGTCTCGGTGTCCTCGCGCAGCGTCGTGACTTCGTAAGGCTGACCGTCGATGACCAGCGTGACGGTGCCGTGGTCGATGCCGGTCGGCACGCTCTTGATGCCGGCAGCCTTGGCACGCCGCACCACTTCGTCCGGCAACGCGGTCGTTGCGATGTCGATATCGCCGGGCATCAGGCCGAGCAGCGCGTTGCGCACGGCGCCGCCGACCACCCGCCCCTCCTCGCCATTGGCGTTGAGCAGCGCGAGCACGCGCGCGGTCCCGCCTGCGGTCAGCCAGGGCGCGTCGGCGAGTAACGGCTTCGCGCTCATCATGCCGCCCCTATTTCTCCACGCCCGGCACCAGCCGGCCATTCTCGACATGGGCCGGAATGTAGGTCGAATCTGGCGCGGCGCCGGAGAAATGCGCAAAGCCGATCAGCCCCGCGATGACCAGCACGAGCGCGACCAGGACAAGGCGCGCGACGACCGTGACCGGCCAGGACGATTGCACGAACAGGCCGGATCGGGTGGCGGCCAGGAACAACGCATAGACGGCAAACGGGACGAGGAAAATTCCGATCTCGGTCAGAACCGGCCGGATCATGATGAATAGATCCGCTCATAGAGTACACGCAGCATTCCAGCCGTCGCACCCCAGATGTAGCGTTCCGCGAACGGCATCGCGTAGTAGGAGCGCTCCATGCCGCGGAATTCCTTGCTGTGCACCTGATGGTTCGCCGGGTTCATCAGGAAGGATAGCGGCACCTCGAAGGCGTCATCAACTTCTGAATGGTTGATGGTGAGCTCGAAGCCGGGCCGCACCCTGGCGACCGTCGGCAGGATACGGAAGCCGAACGCGGTGCCGTAGAGATCGAGATAGCCGAGCGGCTCGACGAAGTCTCTGGACAGCCCGACCTCCTCCTCGGCCTCGCGCAGCGCCGCATCGAGCGGCGAGGTGTCGATCGCGTCGATCTTGCCGCCGGGAAAGGCGATCTGGCCGGCATGATCGTTGAGATGCGCGGCGCGCTGCGTCAGCAGGATGGTCGGCTCGGGATGATCGACCACCGCGATCAGCACCGCCGCCGGTCGCACCGGCTGCTCGCGCGCGATGATCTCGAGCATCTTGTCTGTGCCGGGATCGCCCGAGGCCGGAACGATGTTCGGATCGTACAGGCCGGACGGAACGTCGAAGCCGAGCTTCGCCCTGGAGCGGGCGAAGAAATCCGCAGCGCCAAGCACGACGGGCTGGTGACCAGGATCGTGACCAGGCTCGTTCTTGGAGATAGGCTTGTTCAAAGCGCGGCCCTCACCTGCTCCGCGTCGGCCATGGCGAAGAATTCGCCGGCCGACTCGACGCCAAACATCGACTGGCCATCGACCATCCGCTCCTCGCCCATGTCAACCAGATCGTAATAGAGCGCGCGGGTGACCTTGGCCCAGAGATCGGCACGGACATGCAGATAGGGCGTCAGACCGCCGTCTTTGGCCTGCTCGAAGCGCAGCCGGTGCGCGGCATCGCAGGTGACCCAGTCGTCGACATTGGTGCGGAAGCTCAGCACGCGATGGTGGCCCTCACCGTCCTTCTGCATCTCGACCGCCATGAACGGCGCGTCGTCGACGCGAATGCCGACCTTCTCCACGGGCGTGACGAGGAAATACTTG includes:
- a CDS encoding DUF6111 family protein, which produces MIRPVLTEIGIFLVPFAVYALFLAATRSGLFVQSSWPVTVVARLVLVALVLVIAGLIGFAHFSGAAPDSTYIPAHVENGRLVPGVEK
- a CDS encoding CCA tRNA nucleotidyltransferase, whose protein sequence is MSAKPLLADAPWLTAGGTARVLALLNANGEEGRVVGGAVRNALLGLMPGDIDIATTALPDEVVRRAKAAGIKSVPTGIDHGTVTLVIDGQPYEVTTLREDTETFGRKAKVAFGRDWVRDAERRDFTMNGLSVDANGVVYDYVGGIADAEARRVRFIGDPDQRIAEDFLRILRFFRIHAAFGAGAPDRDGYLACIRGRAGLASLSAERVRMEMLKLLLAGGASDAALAMADGGLLQALIGGVAYTGPLATMIAIERELGLPPSPTRRLAAMTVAVTEDARRVALRFRLSNAEAKALDSMGHRWWRFVAKDEANARRLLYRLGAERYHDRVLLGWARVESDVRSSHWRALAELPQRWTAPKFPLKAADFIARGMAEGPALGHVLTLAEDAWLAADFPLEEAALASIADQAAARVSRDQKH
- a CDS encoding CoA pyrophosphatase; protein product: MNKPISKNEPGHDPGHQPVVLGAADFFARSRAKLGFDVPSGLYDPNIVPASGDPGTDKMLEIIAREQPVRPAAVLIAVVDHPEPTILLTQRAAHLNDHAGQIAFPGGKIDAIDTSPLDAALREAEEEVGLSRDFVEPLGYLDLYGTAFGFRILPTVARVRPGFELTINHSEVDDAFEVPLSFLMNPANHQVHSKEFRGMERSYYAMPFAERYIWGATAGMLRVLYERIYSS
- a CDS encoding DUF1285 domain-containing protein, coding for MANQGQSADHGLEGLTAAAKSAANAEGAKKGLPPVHLWNPPFCGDLDIRIAADGTWFYMGTPIGRPALVRLFSTVLKREGDKYFLVTPVEKVGIRVDDAPFMAVEMQKDGEGHHRVLSFRTNVDDWVTCDAAHRLRFEQAKDGGLTPYLHVRADLWAKVTRALYYDLVDMGEERMVDGQSMFGVESAGEFFAMADAEQVRAAL